A single region of the Sorghum bicolor cultivar BTx623 chromosome 7, Sorghum_bicolor_NCBIv3, whole genome shotgun sequence genome encodes:
- the LOC110437358 gene encoding enoyl-[acyl-carrier-protein] reductase [NADH] 1, chloroplastic, which translates to MAASAAAGVQMVAARPCISASQGIHAARVAVSRTDCMLSTTATFPKISCSWPLDSKRNGVLVRAISGESGRQGLPIDLRGKRAFIAGVADDNGYGWAIAKALAAAGAEILVGTWVPALNIFETSLRRGKFDESRKLPDGSLMDIVKVYPLDAVYDSPDDVPEDVKSNKRYAGSSNWTVKEVVESVKNDFGSIDILVHSLANGPEVTKPLLETSRRGYLAAISASSYSYVSLLQHFLPIMNPGGASISLTYIASERAIPGYGGGMSSAKAALESDTRVLAFEAGRKGKIRVNTISAGPLGSRAAKAIGFIEKMIEYSYVNSPLQKELLADEVGNTAAFLVSSLASAITGSTVYVDNGLNTMGIAIDSPTITS; encoded by the exons ATGGCTGCTTCTGCAGCTGCTGGTGTGCAGATGGTGGCTGCACGCCCTTGCATCTCAGCCTCGCAAGGAATTCATGCTGCAAGGGTAGCGGTTTCTAGGACTGACTGCATGCTCAGTACCACTGCTACATTCCCCAAAATCAGTTGCTCCTGGCCTCTAGATTCTAAGCGCAATGGTGTTCTTGTAAGAGCAATATCAGGAGAGAGTGGCCGGCAGGGGCTTCCCATTGATCTCAGAG GTAAAAGGGCATTTATTGCTGGAGTTGCTGATGATAATGGCTATGGATGGGCAATTGCAAAGGCACTTGCTGCGGCTGGTGCTGAAATTCTTGTTGGTACATGGGTGCCG GCACTTAACATATTTGAGACAAGTCTGAGGCGTGGAAAGTTTGATGAATCACGGAA GCTGCCAGATGGATCCCTTATGGATATTGTTAAAGTCTATCCACTCGATGCTGTCTACGATTCCCCTGATGATGTTCCTGAAGAT GTCAAATCGAACAAAAGATATGCAGGGTCATCAAACTGGACAGTAAAG GAAGTTGTTGAATCAGTGAAGAATGATTTTGGCAGCATTGACATACTAGTGCATTCTCTTGCTAATGGCCCAGAA GTAACGAAGCCTTTGTTGGAAACATCAAGAAGAGGCTATCTTGCGGCAATTTCAGCATCCAGTTACTCCTATGTTTCATTGCTTCAGCACTTCCTTCCTATAATGAATCCCG GTGGTGCTAGCATCTCTCTAACATACATTGCATCTGAAAGGGCGATTCCTGG GTATGGTGGTGGCATGAGTTCTGCTAAAGCAGCTCTTGAGAGTGATACACGG GTGCTTGCTTTTGAAGCTGGCCGAAAAGGCAAAATCAGAGTTAACACCATATCAGCAG GCCCTCTTGGGAGCCGAGCTGCTAAGGCAATTGGATTTATTGAGAAGATGATAGAGTACTCATATGTTAATTCACCATTGCAGAAGGAACTGTTGGCTG ATGAGGTGGGGAACACGGCTGCATTCCTGGTTTCTTCATTGGCTTCTGCCATCACTGGCTCAACGGTTTATGTTGACAATGGACTCAATACAATGGGGATTGCAATTGACAGCCCTACCATAACGTCATAG